CTCACTACAGTTAGCTGTTGGAGTGAGCAGAGACGAGGGTGGGGCTACTCACTACAGTTAGCTGTTGGAGTGAGCAGAGACGAGGGTGGATTATTACTCACTACAGTTAGCTGTTGGAGTGAGCAGAGACGAGGGTGGGTTGCTACTCACTACAGTTAGCTGTTGGAGTGAGCAGAGACGAGGGTGGGTTGCTACTCACTACAGTTAGCTGTTGGAGTGAGCAGAGACGAGGGTGGGTTGCTACTCACTACAGTTAGCTGTTggagtgagcagaggtgggggTGGGTTGCTTCTCTCTGTAACTAAACTTGTTGTttattaaatcagattttttgttttttttagatgataatgtatttttgtaaaacagtcTATTATAGGAGACCTTTATTTGGAACGCTTCTAAATATAAcaattctaacttttttttttttgtttcagttgctTATTTATTCAAGGCTGAAGATCCAGGATTATATGATGGTAGGTGTGTTTTATTTAGGTGTATTAAACTCTCTCCCTCTAGGAATTGCTGTGTCAGTTTTagctgtacagtgcagtacagagaATTCTAAATTCAGTGTAGGCGTTGCCTTTTGTGCGCTTCTGTTTATGCTGTGGGTCTCAGATACAGTTTTGAATGAAGCACTAGCTATAGAAAAGCTGTGCAGGTTTGCAGTTCTCTTTAATCCATGTCCATTTTCATCCTAGTTCAAGGCTTGGAAAGtgtaactctctcctctctctccagtccAGATTAACTCAGCAGACTTGCGCCTGTCTGTGTTTGACCGCAGCGAGGGGAAGTGGAGGTTTGTCTGCTCTTCCAGCTCCAACGAGCTTGTTGCCGAGATCAGCTGTGAGGAGATGGGATTCATCAGGTATTATTCATACAGGACTGTCATGTATTCCCCTGAAGTATTCCTCTGCATTCTCCAGTTAAACCGAGGTTTTTCTTGAGTTCACATCACCTGGTGTGGTAGAACATAACTTTTTACAAACTGCAGTTCCTTTCTCTGCCTCCTTGTGAGAATCTGTACGCTGTCTGTTCCGTCTTCACAGATTGCTCTCCTATTCTGAATGCCCTAGCAGTATGGTGTCGGAGAATGGCTCTGCTGGATTTTTCTGTGTCAACGAGAAGCAGCTTCAGTATGGCAGGACGATTCAGGAAGTCCTGTCAGCTTGGTAAGAGCTGTGTTCCCATTGCATTGCTGTGCATTAGTGTTTCCACTTCATTCCAATGTTGATTTCTCAGTTGTGTTCTGGGTATGTTGTGTATCAGTTTAAAAACCCTTTGAATTCTCCAAAAATCTCACAATGTGCACAGTGTGGATCCCGATCTGTAAAATATGTGAGTTTCCTTTTGGAAGCGTACATGACTTCAATGACAGAGTTGTATATTGACCACGGAAATAACAATGATCTTATTGGATAACATTTTTGAgaattgtaacaaacaaacaaacaaataattatcaTTGTTTGGCCTGTCTGAAAAGCAGATTCATTTGTATAATAACTACAGCTGTagcaatacatgtatttttttttggacaaGCTGCCTGGCTGCCCGCCTGTGGGTTCGGTCTGTGTGGGTCCTGTTTGTTCACGGCCCTGATTAGTGCTGTCGGTTTTAACAGCGTGTGTTATCGCTGGACCTCCAGGCTTGTTTGTTCTCTCCCTGTGCTATTGTACTTTGGTCTCAGTAAACACATTGCCTGCTGAATTTATTTTAGGAATCATTAAGGGATCGTTCTCCAGTCACCAATAGCACTTGTAGAGCCACCGTCGGCAACCAGATTAAATGACACTTAGGCCTGTTATTGCAGCAAGCACAAAGTTTGACCCCTTTTTgtctgaaatgaataaaatattttaacaagaaaGCTGCAAATGTATTAACTTTGCCTACCTGATGTGTGTTTCGTGCCTATTTGAGAATATCGGGTTGTTTTTTAGGTGGCAAACTTGGTTTGAGGTTAAAGGAGCAACACTCAggctgtttgtttacttttcctTTGTCCATTTATTTGTTGTGTAACAGCGCGTGTCACCCTAACATGTCAGAGGTCCTCCTGCCAAATCTCATGTGCCAGCCCCAGCCCTACAGGAAGCTGTCGACTCGTATCTGCATGTACTGGACAGGACTAGGTAAACTTAACTGCTTTGTGCTTCTGTTTTTTGCAGTGACTGCGTGAGTGGCAGGGTTCTGAGTGTCAGCTGTCAAGGTAAGCAAATCCACTCATTGTTCATATCAAAGTGGAAGAGTTGAACCCGATATCACAGAATTTTGTGTTGTTAGCTCGCCGTATAAAGAAATTAAGGGTTCTTATTTCAAGTTTGCTTTTTGCAACAAAATACATGTTGGGagctgtagcagggcggtaggaaagccctgctatttaaaggcatttgtttaatttagaaCGGTTAGAATTATTTacttattctttatatatatatataaataaatcataacacaaacaccaaataaaacaggggtggaggggggaaaccccgttctaaaataaacaaacaaatacctttaaatagcagggctttcctaccgccctgctacaggaaCGTTAATAGTTGCAGATAATCATATAATGTCAAGATTAACCAGCCATGTATTGGAGGAAAAAACACTTTTTAGTTACTTTAGTTACCCCTGTTTTGACTTGGGAGAAATGAAGACGGACACACACATCCTCttaaatgtgtgccgtcagccgtccacttcttttcactcagCAGGCCCGCCATggagccacctcagagctacagcatcagaggagcACGCAGCTCTgagcaacttacaggcaggcccgctgtgcctggccagtctactgggtcgctggtgtgcggcgagccaaggacatcctggccgacctaggccctccccaccTGGGCAGCACTTGGCCCTTGGCCAATTCTGCACCACCCTCtaggaactcccgtccatggtcggcagtagaatagcctggactcaaaccagtgatctccaggctataggatgcaTACTGCAGTCCTGGATGCACCACTCAAGCGCCCCTAGCTCCTCCATTTCTAACCCTGGTATCTCTCCCTAGACTGTGGCCGGCGCAGGCTGCCTGTGGACCGGATCGTGGGAGGGCAAGACGCCAGCCTGGGGAAGTGGCCGTGGCAGGCCAGCCTGCGCTATGATGGCAGCCACCTGTGCGGGGGCTCGGTCATCTCTGACCGCTGGATCATCACCGCCGCCCACTGCTTCCCAGAGTACGAAGGGCCAGGCTAAGCCAGGGGAAGGGGGCCCAGGTCCAACTTAGATCTGCTTTATTAGAGCTGAGATGTGTGAACCAGCACTGCTTGAATATGTATTGATAACTGGCACCACCAAGACTTCATCTCCAGTGGAAGCAGAGGCTGTCCTTTTGATCTTAATTCCTCCTAAATAGTTAATGGTTGCAGCTGTGTCATGGTATGGAAGTCAGGAAGATAATTTGTTTGCATGGAAGTCAGGGAGATAACCAGTTTGGAGGCATCGTGTTCATTTTGAGTATTGCTGAAGCTGCCTGTCTGCTTTCTTGTCTCGTCAGGAGGAACAGGGTGACGAGCAGGTGGCAGGTGTTCACCGGCTCCATCTCGCAGGCCTCCTCTGGGGTTTCCATGCCAGTCCAGACCATCGTCTACCACTCGGGTTACCAGCCTTTCAAAGACCCAAATATTGATGACAACAGCAATGACATCGCAGTCATCTACCTGGCCACACCCCTGAACTTCTCAGGTAATTATCAGCCTGCTTCACTCAGTGGCAGCCAGCATGTCCAGCAATCAAATGAACTAAAAGCTGATGCATGACGTTCTAAATTAATGGACTGATATGTGACTGGTAAATGTACAGTGAATGGCTAAACGTTTAGTAGAGCCAAAATATACATGACACCCCCTGCTTCATAATATCTGTGTTGTCtgtcaaaaacaacatttattatacAGAGGTCAATGTTTGCGTGACCACACTATAAAACCTGGTAAACTGACAATTGAATTTAAAATCTAGAGAAGCCTGGAGTGAGCAGCACTTGGAATCCCCCATACCTTCCTGGAACTTACAATTGATAACACGAAAAGAGAAATAATTTCAAGACACGTGGATAGTTGCCAACCAAGTAGAAAAGAGAGACTCATAGAAACCAAGGCTTCAAGGTTCATGTTAAGCTTTAGAACAATTACCTACATATATCACTG
This window of the Polyodon spathula isolate WHYD16114869_AA chromosome 24, ASM1765450v1, whole genome shotgun sequence genome carries:
- the LOC121298869 gene encoding serine protease hepsin-like, yielding MQEKQGSPKLSCLSPTKITVLTFCILVFIGGIGTAAWAIVAYLFKAEDPGLYDVQINSADLRLSVFDRSEGKWRFVCSSSSNELVAEISCEEMGFIRLLSYSECPSSMVSENGSAGFFCVNEKQLQYGRTIQEVLSACDCVSGRVLSVSCQDCGRRRLPVDRIVGGQDASLGKWPWQASLRYDGSHLCGGSVISDRWIITAAHCFPERNRVTSRWQVFTGSISQASSGVSMPVQTIVYHSGYQPFKDPNIDDNSNDIAVIYLATPLNFSDYIQPVCLPAHRQPLVDGKVCTVTGWGNTKYYGQPSVILQEASVPVISNSVCNGDEYYGDQISSSMFCAGFADGGIDACQGDSGGPFVCEDSISKTSRWRLCGVVSWGTGCALPRKPGVYTKVNQFHQWLSNAMRTYSQSSGVFSMG